The following are encoded in a window of Flavobacterium cupriresistens genomic DNA:
- a CDS encoding cyclase family protein, whose translation MDKRVKFDFEIYFTNGGSIKGEDFRLDISGDTISDKELADYIVEDLRLLMVGQTKILNKEVFNEAHKRKPVNEKSGTELLIDLSHTIEDGLVTYKGLPAPIVCDYLSRENSKQFYEEGTQFQIGKIEMVTNTGTYLDCPFHRFENGKDLSEIGLEHLADLDAIVIRVPFTETLEITENELKNYEIRNRAVLIHTGWDSHWNTEKYYENHPYLTEGAARYLKECDVKLVGIDSHNIDCTSGKTRPVHTTLLGAEILIVEHLCNLSLVPTNGFTFSAIPPKFKGVGTFPVRAMAKLTNKS comes from the coding sequence ATGGATAAAAGAGTAAAATTTGATTTCGAAATTTATTTCACAAACGGTGGAAGCATTAAAGGAGAAGACTTTCGACTTGACATTTCAGGAGACACAATTTCAGATAAAGAACTTGCCGATTATATTGTCGAAGATTTACGACTGCTTATGGTTGGGCAAACTAAAATACTGAATAAAGAGGTTTTTAACGAAGCACATAAAAGAAAGCCTGTTAATGAAAAATCAGGAACAGAACTATTAATTGATTTAAGTCACACTATTGAGGATGGGCTTGTAACTTATAAAGGATTGCCGGCACCCATTGTTTGCGATTATTTGAGCCGAGAAAACTCAAAGCAGTTTTATGAAGAAGGCACTCAGTTTCAAATTGGAAAAATTGAAATGGTGACCAATACAGGAACCTATCTCGATTGTCCATTTCACAGATTTGAAAACGGAAAAGATCTTTCTGAAATTGGACTGGAACATTTGGCAGATCTTGATGCAATTGTAATCAGAGTCCCCTTCACTGAAACGCTGGAAATAACAGAAAATGAATTGAAAAATTATGAAATAAGAAATCGGGCAGTTTTAATTCACACTGGTTGGGACAGTCATTGGAATACCGAAAAGTATTATGAGAACCATCCCTATCTTACGGAGGGAGCAGCCCGCTACTTAAAAGAGTGCGATGTTAAGCTCGTTGGTATCGACTCTCATAATATAGATTGCACCTCAGGAAAGACCAGACCCGTACACACGACACTTTTGGGAGCCGAAATCTTAATTGTTGAGCACCTTTGTAACCTGTCTTTAGTACCAACCAATGGTTTTACATTTAGTGCAATTCCCCCAAAATTTAAAGGAGTCGGAACATTCCCAGTGAGAGCTATGGCAAAGCTGACAAATAAAAGTTAA
- a CDS encoding LuxR C-terminal-related transcriptional regulator, whose protein sequence is MLPEIENLHNVWQANRTAKISPAHQISFNDLTNSIISSGPFSFYIIDFFDMSLSYISPSLYEMHGFDPDTLTFNDVLGAIHPDDINFVIKAEGFLTRFFSDKIDRSKLLSYKISYCHRARLQNGEYALFNHQAVMLTMDDNGGYGKSLNIHTAIDHLSTHNTYRISLIGLNGEPSFMNLSIDEDDQELKEFSKREIDIIKLIANGLNNTEIAEKLFISPLTVKKHRTNILAKSNCKNSAQLIKNCILQGII, encoded by the coding sequence ATGCTTCCGGAAATAGAAAATCTACATAATGTTTGGCAGGCCAATCGAACTGCTAAAATTTCACCGGCCCACCAAATTTCTTTTAATGATCTTACCAACTCTATTATCAGTAGTGGCCCTTTTTCGTTCTATATAATTGATTTTTTCGACATGTCGCTTTCTTACATCAGTCCTTCTCTCTATGAGATGCATGGCTTTGATCCGGATACTTTAACTTTTAATGATGTATTGGGAGCAATTCATCCCGATGATATCAATTTTGTAATAAAGGCCGAAGGTTTTTTGACCCGTTTTTTTTCAGATAAAATAGATCGTAGTAAATTATTGAGTTACAAAATAAGTTATTGTCACAGAGCCAGACTTCAAAATGGGGAGTATGCTTTGTTCAATCACCAAGCCGTAATGCTGACAATGGATGACAATGGAGGTTACGGAAAATCGTTGAATATACATACGGCAATTGATCATTTAAGTACACACAATACCTACAGAATATCTTTGATCGGTCTCAACGGAGAACCCTCTTTTATGAATTTGTCTATAGACGAAGACGATCAGGAATTAAAGGAATTTTCAAAAAGAGAGATTGATATAATTAAACTAATCGCCAACGGTTTAAACAATACGGAAATTGCCGAGAAACTGTTTATTAGTCCATTAACAGTAAAAAAACACCGCACAAATATTTTGGCCAAATCAAATTGTAAAAACTCCGCGCAGCTTATTAAGAACTGCATTCTTCAAGGTATAATTTAA
- a CDS encoding 4'-phosphopantetheinyl transferase family protein, producing MTHILYAYISEENHNYLITNYLNEFSADFQKKILAYRRWQDSQLSLLGRLLLRHGLQKMSKSYAEAELSYTLYSKPFLNDDTTKFNISHSGEIVVCVLSDRSDVGIDIEIIHDIELEGFKSQMTKREWDNLSLNEDTESAFFEYWTQKEAVIKANGKGLSIPLKSFEVTNHYAKIEEEYFFVKEIFLDKKYKCHLAFKDKIDAIIVGPSRMRIHDL from the coding sequence ATGACGCACATTTTATACGCTTACATTTCTGAAGAGAATCACAATTATCTTATAACGAATTATCTAAATGAATTTTCGGCCGATTTTCAAAAAAAGATATTGGCTTACAGACGTTGGCAAGACAGTCAGTTGTCCCTGTTAGGAAGATTGCTTTTGCGCCATGGTCTTCAGAAAATGAGTAAAAGTTATGCCGAAGCAGAGCTGAGTTATACGCTTTACAGTAAACCATTTCTAAATGACGATACTACTAAATTTAATATATCACACTCAGGAGAAATTGTTGTTTGTGTGCTGTCGGACAGAAGCGATGTGGGAATAGACATTGAAATAATCCACGACATAGAGCTCGAAGGATTTAAATCGCAAATGACAAAAAGAGAATGGGACAATCTCTCGCTTAACGAGGATACCGAAAGTGCCTTTTTTGAGTATTGGACACAAAAAGAAGCCGTTATTAAAGCAAATGGTAAAGGGCTTTCTATTCCTTTAAAATCGTTTGAGGTAACAAACCATTATGCCAAAATAGAGGAGGAGTATTTTTTTGTGAAAGAAATTTTTCTGGACAAAAAATACAAATGCCATTTAGCCTTTAAAGATAAAATAGACGCTATCATTGTCGGCCCCAGTAGGATGCGGATTCATGATTTATAG
- a CDS encoding type II toxin-antitoxin system HicB family antitoxin yields MEKKNVTTVIVEKTNTGFSAYVKEIPGLTTVGSNLSELKENFNEVLQYHVDYLNEKGESLTIKDFNINYVVDLEQIFEYFNVINKSAFAEHYVGINQSLFRQYTKGLAPLSGEKMEQISRGLHKLADEISDLTFAY; encoded by the coding sequence ATGGAAAAGAAAAACGTAACTACGGTGATAGTTGAAAAAACAAATACTGGCTTTTCGGCATACGTGAAAGAAATACCAGGATTAACTACGGTTGGCAGCAATCTATCGGAACTAAAGGAAAATTTCAATGAAGTTTTGCAATATCATGTAGATTATTTAAATGAGAAAGGGGAATCGCTAACGATTAAGGATTTCAATATCAACTATGTTGTTGATTTAGAACAAATATTTGAGTATTTTAATGTTATAAATAAATCAGCCTTTGCAGAACATTATGTTGGAATAAATCAAAGTTTATTCCGTCAATATACAAAAGGACTAGCTCCTTTATCAGGGGAAAAAATGGAGCAAATTTCAAGAGGTCTCCATAAACTAGCAGATGAAATAAGTGATTTAACGTTTGCATACTAA
- a CDS encoding ELWxxDGT repeat protein, which translates to MKKILILILLLGFAKVNAQELILDIREGYESSGPGNFCSNNGLLFFTAMDGNVYGECELWKTDGTVEGTVMVKDINPTAGAIRANNSLVAMNGFVYFPANDGVHGLELWKSDGSAAGTVLVKDIQAGPAGYGIWNLCVMNNVLYFSADDAVHGRELWKSDGTAAGTVMVKDVLPGEYNGFFDTQSEFGILDDFLYFNARDATNVTSQLWKTNGTEQGTTKVSNILVEKNKKLKVFNGKIYFSGCENCELTGEELCVSDGTESGTKLLKDVNTSFSGKGRSAPTMLIEYDGNLFFTATDNVYGNELWKTDGTEAGTKLLKDIYSGSGSSFPNNLKVYNNSVYFFAYSNEGRTLFWKTDGTEEGTKALTTSATSFSSSLAVFKNKLYLGASDGIVGTELWESDGTSAGTRLLKDIQPAGITVGASSYPEGFYNHDNKMLYFLADNGRTGKELWRLDGTNLKVASFETAKISIFPNPSSSILNVQLINNEEVNKITITDLSGRKVKEEKGNHTKINIENLPSGIYILDVYTGNSKVSNKFIKK; encoded by the coding sequence ATGAAAAAGATATTGATTCTTATTCTTTTGTTGGGTTTCGCAAAAGTAAATGCTCAGGAACTTATACTGGATATAAGAGAAGGTTATGAAAGTTCAGGGCCGGGTAATTTTTGCAGTAACAATGGATTGCTTTTTTTTACGGCTATGGACGGAAATGTATATGGCGAATGTGAACTTTGGAAAACCGATGGAACCGTTGAAGGTACAGTAATGGTAAAAGATATCAATCCGACCGCCGGAGCGATCAGAGCCAATAATAGCTTGGTGGCCATGAATGGTTTTGTGTATTTTCCAGCCAATGACGGTGTTCATGGTTTAGAATTATGGAAAAGTGACGGCTCCGCAGCAGGAACAGTATTGGTAAAAGACATTCAAGCCGGACCAGCCGGATACGGTATTTGGAATTTATGTGTAATGAATAATGTGCTGTATTTTAGTGCAGATGATGCTGTTCACGGCAGAGAATTATGGAAAAGCGATGGTACAGCCGCAGGAACTGTAATGGTAAAAGATGTTCTTCCGGGAGAGTATAACGGTTTTTTTGATACACAAAGTGAATTCGGAATACTGGATGATTTTCTATATTTTAATGCCAGAGATGCAACCAATGTTACCTCACAATTATGGAAAACAAATGGTACAGAACAAGGAACAACAAAGGTCAGTAACATTTTAGTTGAAAAGAATAAAAAGTTGAAAGTATTCAATGGCAAAATTTATTTTAGTGGTTGTGAAAATTGCGAACTTACAGGGGAAGAATTATGTGTAAGCGACGGAACAGAATCAGGAACAAAACTACTAAAAGATGTAAATACAAGTTTTAGTGGCAAAGGCAGATCGGCTCCGACAATGTTAATAGAATACGATGGAAATTTGTTTTTTACCGCCACAGACAATGTTTATGGGAATGAATTATGGAAAACGGATGGTACAGAAGCAGGAACAAAATTGCTAAAAGATATCTATTCCGGTTCAGGAAGCTCTTTTCCAAACAATTTGAAAGTATATAATAATTCGGTTTATTTTTTTGCATATAGCAATGAAGGAAGGACGCTGTTCTGGAAAACGGATGGTACTGAAGAAGGAACAAAAGCATTAACTACCAGTGCAACAAGTTTCAGTAGCTCACTCGCAGTCTTTAAGAACAAGCTATATTTAGGAGCAAGCGACGGTATTGTAGGAACAGAACTATGGGAAAGCGACGGTACTTCGGCAGGAACCAGGCTATTGAAAGACATTCAGCCGGCAGGGATAACTGTAGGAGCCTCTTCTTATCCGGAGGGATTTTACAACCATGACAATAAAATGCTGTATTTTTTAGCAGATAATGGTAGAACAGGAAAAGAATTATGGAGATTAGACGGGACAAATCTTAAGGTAGCTTCCTTTGAAACGGCTAAAATTTCAATTTTCCCAAATCCTTCCTCCTCAATACTAAATGTACAATTGATAAATAATGAGGAAGTTAACAAGATAACAATAACCGATTTATCAGGTAGAAAAGTAAAAGAAGAAAAAGGAAACCACACTAAAATTAATATCGAGAATTTACCAAGTGGAATATATATATTAGATGTTTATACAGGGAATTCAAAAGTTTCTAATAAATTCATTAAAAAGTAA
- a CDS encoding helix-turn-helix domain-containing protein, whose translation MYTEKLSRFFKGKGLKQKEVGQILGFSPAMIGRYLHGTANINSEFLISLSKNFPELDLNSLFIEDKRELDAVGETGAKYESAILADIIEIEDKLQLLKEKLIRRNLKE comes from the coding sequence ATGTATACTGAAAAATTAAGTAGATTTTTTAAAGGCAAAGGACTTAAGCAAAAAGAAGTTGGTCAAATTTTAGGCTTTAGTCCAGCAATGATTGGAAGATATCTACATGGAACTGCCAACATTAACTCAGAGTTTTTGATTAGTTTAAGTAAGAATTTTCCCGAGTTGGATTTGAATTCGCTTTTTATCGAGGATAAAAGGGAACTTGATGCTGTTGGTGAAACAGGCGCGAAGTATGAAAGTGCAATTCTTGCAGATATTATAGAAATTGAAGACAAACTACAATTGCTAAAGGAGAAATTAATACGTAGAAACCTCAAAGAGTAA
- a CDS encoding FAD-dependent oxidoreductase, translating to MIRENYDVIVIGGGAIGLATANHLGKRNAKTLVLEQFTFVNQLGSSAGVSRQFRIPYPDEYMVQMALDSQPYWDELEKETGKQLLDKVGTLWFGDPTVQSTEGNIAEAEEALKALGVPYTSLTSKEIEDKYHFKNLPVKYSGLFQEDGASINFKATIEAYLELCEKQETVHLEENSPVLKINQLGDLFEIITPKGAYITKKLALIPGPYINSVINLLNFHIDATYWNMSSAYFKKTDPDIQYPTWFVFQNPEGESGNQFYGFPEVDWDHPGYIRVAPDFVMKPIEEPNDRSLIPNSQELGYTSDWVKQYMTGLNAEPEYTSTCLIALSNIPNKELLIDFAPSYVPNHENIVLYATGWAAKFTPFLGKIMSDLALDGYTDFDITPFQLGHKFFRAL from the coding sequence ATGATTAGAGAAAACTACGACGTAATCGTCATTGGAGGAGGAGCAATAGGCTTAGCCACTGCGAATCATCTTGGTAAACGAAATGCAAAGACTTTAGTATTAGAACAATTCACCTTTGTGAATCAACTGGGGAGCTCTGCAGGAGTGTCACGCCAATTCCGAATCCCATATCCGGATGAATATATGGTACAAATGGCTTTAGATTCGCAGCCGTACTGGGATGAACTCGAAAAAGAAACTGGTAAACAGCTGCTTGACAAAGTAGGAACACTCTGGTTTGGAGACCCCACCGTACAATCTACAGAAGGGAATATTGCTGAAGCAGAAGAAGCACTAAAAGCATTAGGCGTTCCTTACACCTCGCTGACTTCAAAAGAGATAGAAGATAAATACCATTTTAAAAACTTACCGGTAAAATATAGTGGACTGTTTCAGGAAGATGGTGCCAGTATCAATTTTAAAGCAACGATAGAAGCGTATTTAGAACTGTGTGAGAAACAAGAAACGGTACACTTAGAAGAAAATTCACCCGTACTTAAAATCAATCAATTGGGAGATCTTTTTGAGATTATTACACCAAAAGGCGCTTATATCACTAAAAAACTGGCGCTAATTCCGGGGCCTTATATTAACAGTGTGATCAACTTACTGAATTTTCACATAGACGCTACGTATTGGAATATGTCTTCGGCTTATTTTAAAAAAACCGATCCGGACATTCAATACCCAACCTGGTTTGTATTTCAAAACCCGGAAGGCGAAAGCGGAAATCAGTTCTACGGTTTCCCTGAAGTCGATTGGGATCACCCCGGCTATATTCGCGTGGCACCGGATTTTGTAATGAAACCTATAGAAGAACCGAACGACAGATCGTTAATCCCAAATTCACAAGAGCTTGGATATACCTCTGATTGGGTAAAACAATACATGACCGGATTAAACGCAGAACCGGAATACACTTCAACCTGTCTTATTGCCTTGAGTAATATCCCAAACAAAGAGCTGTTGATTGATTTTGCACCAAGTTATGTACCCAATCACGAAAACATCGTATTGTACGCGACCGGATGGGCTGCGAAATTCACCCCTTTCTTAGGCAAAATTATGTCAGATCTTGCATTAGACGGATATACTGATTTTGATATCACACCTTTCCAACTAGGACACAAATTCTTTAGAGCACTTTAA
- a CDS encoding sulfatase-like hydrolase/transferase, which yields MNLKEKLSQIGEKPDMILIITDEQRATQHFPPGWEEKNLPTLTFLKRNGFSFDRAFCNTCMCSPSRTTLFTGIYPAKHGVSQTLTEGGLLSPQEPTLDNSLPNIMNVLWADGYDVQYRGKWHMSKGVAPNGTKTNYEDLTAADLSLYGAMGWVAPDAGEDVNPLNFGGGYANHDARYTAEAIKYLKEVKARRATGDHKPYCLILSLVNPHDVLAYPNTAATSGYHPDSWSSREIGLPATVGENLLENKKPMAQEQILINMAVGLGAIATPEEKLNYINFYGNLLSHVDKEVGNFIKELYKEDENGHKLADTAIVTMTSDHGEMGLAHGGLRQKTFVAYEEALRIPLVISNPILFKDRDLKHSMALATLADILPTFIDIANVSNPPTGLAGTSLLPVIEDNTAVQHSILFTYDDIKAGSNNNWNIVRAANRIRCIRTEKWKFDYYFDAATAFFKQYELYDLINDPLEITNLAYDPAYSEIRRDLEEQLHQLEVEKLWVNAPKDVFSTTTFN from the coding sequence ATGAACTTAAAAGAAAAACTTTCCCAAATTGGCGAAAAGCCTGACATGATCCTTATTATTACAGATGAACAACGGGCTACACAGCATTTCCCGCCGGGATGGGAGGAAAAAAATCTTCCTACCCTGACGTTTCTAAAAAGAAACGGATTTAGTTTCGACAGGGCTTTTTGCAATACCTGTATGTGTTCTCCCAGTCGCACAACCTTATTTACAGGAATCTATCCTGCTAAACACGGTGTAAGCCAAACGTTAACAGAAGGAGGTCTTCTATCGCCACAAGAACCAACACTGGATAATTCTTTGCCGAATATCATGAATGTGCTTTGGGCAGATGGATATGACGTACAATACAGAGGCAAATGGCATATGAGTAAAGGAGTAGCGCCAAATGGTACTAAAACAAACTATGAAGATTTAACCGCTGCAGATCTTTCCTTGTATGGTGCAATGGGCTGGGTTGCTCCAGATGCGGGTGAAGATGTTAACCCTCTTAATTTTGGAGGTGGATATGCCAACCACGATGCCCGATATACTGCCGAGGCAATAAAATATTTAAAAGAAGTAAAAGCGAGAAGAGCAACAGGAGATCATAAACCGTATTGCCTGATCCTTTCGCTTGTAAATCCTCATGATGTTTTGGCTTATCCAAACACGGCGGCTACCTCAGGATATCATCCGGATAGCTGGTCAAGCAGAGAAATCGGGCTTCCTGCAACTGTAGGTGAAAATTTATTAGAAAACAAAAAACCAATGGCACAGGAGCAGATTTTAATTAATATGGCTGTTGGTCTGGGCGCTATTGCAACTCCTGAGGAAAAGCTAAATTATATTAATTTCTACGGCAATTTGTTAAGTCATGTTGACAAAGAAGTTGGTAATTTTATTAAAGAATTATACAAAGAGGACGAAAATGGACACAAATTGGCTGATACCGCCATTGTTACAATGACTTCCGATCATGGTGAAATGGGGCTGGCACATGGTGGTTTGCGTCAGAAAACTTTTGTGGCTTACGAAGAGGCTTTGAGAATACCGCTTGTTATTTCGAATCCAATATTATTTAAAGATCGCGATCTGAAACACTCCATGGCCTTGGCAACTTTGGCAGATATTTTACCGACTTTTATTGACATTGCCAATGTATCAAATCCACCAACAGGCCTTGCGGGTACCAGTTTGTTGCCTGTTATAGAGGATAACACTGCGGTACAGCATAGTATTTTGTTTACTTATGACGATATCAAAGCGGGATCGAATAATAATTGGAACATCGTCAGAGCGGCGAATCGCATTCGTTGTATCAGAACCGAAAAGTGGAAATTCGATTACTACTTTGATGCTGCAACTGCTTTTTTCAAACAATACGAATTGTATGATCTGATCAATGATCCGTTAGAAATTACCAATTTGGCTTATGATCCTGCTTACAGCGAAATCAGAAGAGATTTAGAAGAACAATTGCATCAACTTGAAGTAGAAAAACTTTGGGTAAATGCGCCTAAAGATGTTTTTAGTACGACAACGTTCAACTAA
- a CDS encoding type II toxin-antitoxin system HicA family toxin — protein MATVNEILKLLKKEGWYLYRSGGNHDLYRHKNKPNQIPIPRHGSKELANGTLNSIMKAAGLK, from the coding sequence ATGGCAACAGTAAATGAAATATTGAAATTGCTAAAAAAAGAGGGTTGGTATCTTTATAGAAGTGGTGGAAATCATGATTTATATAGACACAAAAACAAACCAAACCAAATTCCAATTCCGCGACACGGCAGCAAAGAATTGGCAAATGGTACTTTAAATAGTATTATGAAAGCTGCAGGGCTTAAGTAA
- a CDS encoding flavin monoamine oxidase family protein, which yields MNKNTPLNKGMHPDLKTEVAIIGAGTSGLYTAYRLVTDKKYTASEVQIFDMNNKLGGRLESVIMPGMNFWGELGGMRYLTSQEIVTTLIEGYPLTEPDPAKRTPVLNDRMTPVPFPMGDPAKLYMYLRKERFKQDAWDVAQEAGDKLITRFYLNDNDLGFSSDQLFNKIIYDVLIADPWVAENYGDKIIKGDTIYDYSFELTSRDWDDIKPKLVYNFPNSPYYRRKVNDLGFWNLIKDQVSEEGYTFLANAGGYYSNTINWNGAEAFPYMVGDFSAGTIYKTIEEGYDSIAYALANSYTDHEGATIWAENKLLTFTKEHSSSQTHKYELTFLNLESNTEWKVYANTLVLAMPRKSLELLDQNNFFFDVNENSVLNENIRSVIMAPAFKILMGFDYPWWKELGIDSGHSITDLPMRQCYYFGTDAQNDNSMLLGSYGDMVTQTFWKALSDDRILFEVRANKSASLKELHELDDVQATKMMVDELINQLRELHGPDVTIPDPYVTYFKDWTDEPFGAGYHAWKAGFSVKNVMEYMRKPDVNEQIHICGEAYSDQQGWVEGAFCEAEKMLQEYFGLDRPIWLSPTYYLGW from the coding sequence ATGAATAAAAACACACCATTAAATAAAGGAATGCATCCTGATTTAAAAACTGAAGTAGCTATTATTGGTGCCGGAACTTCCGGATTATACACCGCATATCGTTTGGTAACCGACAAAAAGTATACCGCCAGTGAAGTTCAAATTTTTGATATGAACAACAAACTGGGCGGCAGATTGGAATCGGTTATTATGCCAGGAATGAATTTCTGGGGCGAGTTAGGCGGTATGCGTTACCTGACTTCTCAGGAAATTGTGACCACATTAATCGAAGGCTATCCACTTACCGAACCGGATCCTGCCAAACGTACTCCCGTTCTGAACGATAGAATGACGCCCGTTCCCTTTCCGATGGGAGATCCCGCAAAACTGTATATGTACCTTCGTAAAGAGCGTTTTAAACAAGATGCCTGGGACGTTGCTCAGGAAGCAGGTGATAAATTGATAACCCGATTTTACCTGAACGATAATGATTTGGGTTTCAGTTCAGATCAGTTGTTCAATAAAATTATTTACGATGTTTTAATAGCAGATCCTTGGGTTGCTGAAAATTACGGTGATAAAATCATTAAAGGAGATACAATTTATGATTATTCTTTCGAATTGACCAGCAGAGATTGGGATGACATAAAACCTAAATTGGTCTACAATTTCCCTAATTCTCCTTATTACAGACGTAAAGTAAATGATTTGGGTTTTTGGAACTTGATTAAAGATCAGGTTTCAGAGGAAGGATATACCTTTTTGGCGAATGCCGGAGGATATTATTCCAATACCATCAATTGGAATGGAGCAGAAGCTTTCCCGTACATGGTAGGCGATTTCTCTGCGGGAACCATTTACAAAACCATTGAAGAAGGGTACGACAGTATCGCCTATGCCTTGGCCAATTCTTATACCGATCATGAAGGGGCCACGATTTGGGCTGAAAATAAGTTGCTTACTTTTACCAAAGAACATTCTTCAAGTCAAACACACAAATACGAATTGACTTTTCTAAACCTGGAGAGCAACACCGAATGGAAAGTATATGCCAACACATTAGTGCTTGCTATGCCGAGAAAATCTTTGGAACTTCTGGATCAGAACAATTTCTTTTTTGATGTAAATGAAAATTCAGTGCTCAATGAGAATATCCGTTCTGTAATTATGGCACCCGCTTTTAAAATATTAATGGGCTTTGACTATCCGTGGTGGAAAGAATTAGGAATTGATTCCGGACATTCGATCACCGATTTGCCGATGAGACAATGTTATTATTTTGGAACAGATGCTCAAAATGATAACTCGATGTTGTTAGGAAGTTATGGAGATATGGTCACTCAGACCTTCTGGAAAGCGCTTTCCGATGACAGAATACTTTTTGAAGTTAGAGCCAACAAATCAGCATCATTAAAAGAACTGCATGAACTGGATGATGTTCAAGCTACGAAAATGATGGTAGACGAATTGATAAACCAACTTCGCGAACTCCACGGACCTGACGTAACCATACCGGATCCCTATGTAACGTATTTTAAAGACTGGACAGACGAGCCGTTTGGTGCAGGATACCATGCCTGGAAAGCCGGTTTCTCAGTAAAAAATGTAATGGAATACATGAGAAAACCGGATGTAAACGAGCAAATCCATATTTGCGGAGAGGCCTATTCAGATCAACAGGGCTGGGTAGAAGGTGCTTTCTGTGAAGCCGAAAAAATGCTACAAGAATATTTTGGACTAGATCGTCCGATTTGGTTGAGCCCTACTTATTATTTAGGCTGGTAG